The Caballeronia sp. Lep1P3 genome window below encodes:
- a CDS encoding Sir2 family NAD-dependent protein deacetylase, translating to MNDEAFVEQAAAWLRDADGLLVTAGAGMGVDSGLPDFRRPEGFWRAYPALRHLGFSFEDMANPQGFVAHPRLAWGFYGHRLALYRATQPHEGFRVLQRWAARMPHGAFVFTSNVDGQFQRAGFAPGGVAECHGAIGAIQCTDACTNDIWPADGFEPIVDESRCELVSDLPLCPNCGRIARPNILMFGDWNWIDTRSARQERALAAWLGGVQRLVVVELGAGRALPTVRRFSERHGPRVIRINPREHAIAPNAGVGIASGAKETLLRLDRALQAM from the coding sequence ATGAACGACGAAGCCTTCGTCGAACAGGCCGCCGCGTGGCTGCGCGACGCCGACGGCCTGCTCGTCACGGCGGGCGCGGGCATGGGCGTCGATTCCGGCCTGCCGGATTTTCGCCGACCGGAAGGCTTCTGGCGCGCGTACCCGGCGCTGCGGCATCTCGGCTTTTCGTTCGAGGACATGGCCAATCCGCAAGGCTTCGTGGCGCATCCGCGGCTCGCGTGGGGCTTTTACGGGCATCGGCTGGCGCTGTACCGGGCGACACAGCCGCACGAAGGTTTTCGTGTGCTGCAGCGCTGGGCCGCGCGCATGCCGCACGGCGCGTTCGTGTTCACGAGCAACGTCGACGGCCAGTTCCAGCGCGCGGGGTTCGCGCCCGGCGGCGTCGCGGAATGCCACGGCGCAATTGGCGCGATCCAATGCACCGACGCCTGCACGAACGACATCTGGCCGGCGGACGGCTTCGAGCCCATCGTCGATGAAAGCCGCTGCGAACTCGTGAGCGACCTGCCGCTCTGCCCGAATTGCGGGCGAATCGCGCGGCCCAACATCCTCATGTTCGGCGACTGGAACTGGATCGATACACGCTCGGCGCGTCAGGAGCGCGCGCTTGCCGCATGGCTCGGCGGCGTGCAGCGGCTCGTGGTCGTGGAGCTTGGCGCGGGCCGCGCCTTGCCGACGGTGCGCCGCTTCAGCGAGCGCCACGGGCCGCGCGTCATTCGCATCAATCCGCGCGAGCATGCGATCGCGCCCAACGCCGGCGTCGGCATCGCGAGCGGCGCGAAGGAGACGCTCCTGCGCCTCGATCGCGCGCTTCAGGCCATGTAA
- a CDS encoding DNA repair exonuclease, whose product MRFIHAADIHLDSPLHGLSAYADAPADMLRNATREAFSKLVSIAIDEHVDFMVIAGDLYDGTWRDHNTGIFFCREMGRLRRAGIPVYVLYGNHDAESEMTSQLQLPDNVHTFSTKKPQTFRIDALKVALHGHSFKDKAVTTNLVTAYPPPVDGYFNIGVLHTALEGASMHASYAPCTVAELHAREYRYWALGHVHEFAMWGDASTIVFPGNLQGRNIRETGRRGAVLVNVSESDEVSVERLFIDVLRWESVIVDASDLATLDEVARATGRALEQLVDSAERPVPHAVRVTITGATKAHGELFAHATQLRAEVLAQIAAISHDRLWLEKVKVSTQPIARQLAEPRLADGADALADLHGLLIEAESDPEFLAMLKERLITLATQAPSELQKSVPELEYVREGDLAKLVADVRSGLIAQLADAE is encoded by the coding sequence ATGCGCTTCATTCACGCGGCTGACATCCATCTCGACAGCCCGCTGCACGGCCTATCCGCCTACGCCGACGCGCCCGCCGATATGCTGCGCAACGCCACGCGCGAGGCGTTTTCGAAGCTCGTGTCGATTGCCATCGACGAGCACGTCGACTTCATGGTCATCGCGGGCGATCTCTACGACGGCACCTGGCGCGACCACAACACCGGCATCTTCTTCTGCCGCGAGATGGGACGCCTGCGTCGCGCGGGCATTCCGGTCTACGTGCTGTACGGCAATCACGACGCCGAGAGCGAAATGACGAGCCAGCTTCAATTGCCGGACAACGTCCACACGTTCTCGACGAAGAAGCCGCAGACCTTTCGCATCGACGCGCTCAAGGTCGCGCTGCACGGCCACAGCTTCAAGGACAAGGCCGTGACGACGAATCTCGTCACCGCGTATCCGCCGCCCGTGGACGGCTATTTCAATATCGGCGTGCTGCACACGGCGCTCGAAGGCGCGTCCATGCACGCGAGCTACGCGCCGTGCACCGTCGCCGAACTGCACGCGCGCGAGTATCGCTATTGGGCTCTCGGTCACGTTCACGAATTCGCGATGTGGGGCGACGCATCGACCATCGTGTTTCCCGGCAATCTGCAGGGGCGCAATATCCGCGAGACGGGCAGGCGCGGCGCGGTGCTCGTGAACGTGTCCGAGTCCGACGAAGTGAGCGTCGAGCGGCTGTTCATCGATGTGCTGCGCTGGGAATCCGTCATCGTCGATGCCTCCGATCTCGCCACGCTCGACGAAGTCGCGCGCGCGACCGGGCGTGCGCTCGAACAACTCGTCGATAGCGCCGAGCGGCCGGTGCCGCATGCGGTGCGCGTGACGATCACCGGCGCGACGAAGGCGCACGGCGAACTCTTCGCGCATGCAACGCAACTGCGCGCGGAAGTGCTCGCGCAGATCGCCGCGATCAGCCACGACCGCCTGTGGCTCGAAAAGGTGAAAGTCTCGACGCAGCCCATCGCGCGCCAACTGGCCGAACCGCGCCTCGCCGACGGCGCCGACGCGCTCGCCGATCTTCACGGTCTTCTGATCGAAGCCGAATCCGATCCCGAATTTCTCGCGATGCTCAAGGAACGCCTCATCACGCTCGCGACGCAAGCGCCGAGCGAATTGCAGAAGTCCGTGCCCGAACTCGAATACGTGCGCGAGGGTGATCTCGCGAAGCTCGTCGCTGACGTGCGCTCGGGCCTGATCGCGCAACTCGCGGACGCGGAGTAA
- a CDS encoding YhaN family protein produces MRISQLDLIRYGKFTDHAVEFPQAEHDFHFVVGPNEAGKSTIKTAIAELLFGMPHSSPLAFAHPQSELRVGGTLMKDGARLAFHRTKSRKSPLVTPAGDALAADALAPFLGTADKSFFEQMYCLDHTALIRGGQSILDASSDVGQVLFQSAAGIASLGEVRQRLADEADALWARRKSGERAYYIGLKQYEDASAELKAASVRTAQWRRAHGAVEEAQERSREQEARRAELETKRAKLERIRRVAPYLNVWREKAAQLDELRASWESGDGVELPANAEATLQSALTRLASAQTAFQLHAGTVAQLQKDLSAIRIDEAVFAVEADIRALEATRHRCANHADEIARLEQEVAARVQHIALDCAQLGWPQDEAGARRTLPGPLALQTVSSLMLERGELELAVRNAERAAQEGAEHIETLKARLDGIANAQVAPGLRAALRAAQKSRDTSATQRRLDDARREAEHALEAGMASLGKWARPLAELRAMTLPAAERIAALRDERQTLASRLVLAGDRLAEANEALHAAQTQLGDFVQTHDVVTAADVRDARDARDAAWRVIRSGEAPFAQSAPQFENAMHAADDLANRQLGSVGQATQLVTLKRRVAAEEEALARREEAERDAAAALERFDAAWRALAAQSQIADMALDDVSSWLARREHALAASHTLDKHSEELARESADADARRDELARQLALAGVPADALAAVDTLCDIAEGYIGGIDEAVVTRRHVSEQLDAARTERIARQGAAKAAREAFERWQQAWSAAVAKARLAVAADSQSAAETAIGIAKKVGERLAQIDAIRGGQIDVMRASLASLESNAARLAAHIDSAISALDASGISVELSSRLESACAARGEAERIRKELASANEQASAAKAAVEEARASLQPLYELARVDTPDALAARIAQSQKKRELNAAVNEARDAFIKGGDGLALDALIAEVDGADIAGVQAELSLLSGALNDSVHASTALAAELDAARRELDAISGEANAARAEARRQEALSVMADAAERFVKVETASTLLKWAIDRYRERRQGPMLSRASTIFSELTLGAFSRLVVDYDRQPMALAAVRAASGEHVEIGGMSEGTRDQLYLALRLAALEEHGEKASTLPFVADDLFINFDDGRARAGLRVLAHVAKRTQVIFLSHHDHLVGMVRDVFGPQVNVRYMA; encoded by the coding sequence ATGCGCATCAGCCAGCTCGACCTCATCCGATACGGAAAATTCACGGATCACGCCGTCGAATTTCCGCAAGCGGAGCACGATTTTCACTTCGTCGTCGGACCGAACGAGGCGGGGAAATCGACGATCAAGACCGCGATCGCCGAACTTCTCTTCGGCATGCCGCATAGTTCGCCGCTCGCGTTCGCGCATCCGCAAAGCGAGCTGCGCGTCGGCGGGACGCTTATGAAGGACGGCGCGCGCCTCGCGTTTCATCGCACGAAGAGCCGCAAGTCGCCGCTCGTCACGCCCGCCGGCGACGCGCTCGCCGCCGACGCGCTCGCGCCTTTTCTCGGCACGGCGGACAAGAGCTTCTTCGAGCAGATGTACTGCCTCGACCACACCGCGCTGATTCGCGGCGGCCAAAGCATTCTCGACGCATCGAGCGATGTCGGACAGGTGCTGTTTCAGTCGGCGGCGGGCATCGCGAGTCTGGGCGAAGTGCGCCAGCGTCTCGCCGACGAAGCCGACGCGCTCTGGGCGAGGCGCAAGTCCGGCGAGCGCGCGTACTACATCGGCCTGAAGCAATACGAGGACGCGAGCGCCGAACTCAAGGCCGCGAGCGTGCGCACCGCGCAGTGGCGCCGCGCGCACGGCGCGGTGGAGGAGGCGCAGGAGCGCAGCCGCGAACAGGAAGCGCGCCGCGCGGAACTCGAAACGAAGCGCGCGAAGCTGGAGCGCATCCGGCGCGTGGCGCCTTATCTCAACGTGTGGCGCGAGAAGGCCGCGCAACTCGACGAACTGCGCGCGTCGTGGGAATCGGGCGATGGCGTCGAACTGCCCGCGAACGCCGAAGCGACGTTGCAAAGCGCGCTGACGCGCCTCGCATCGGCGCAGACCGCGTTTCAACTGCACGCGGGCACGGTCGCGCAGTTGCAGAAGGACTTGAGCGCGATCCGCATCGACGAGGCCGTATTCGCGGTCGAAGCCGACATTCGCGCGCTCGAAGCCACGCGCCACCGATGCGCGAATCACGCGGACGAAATCGCGCGCCTCGAGCAGGAAGTCGCCGCGCGCGTGCAGCACATCGCGCTGGACTGCGCGCAACTCGGCTGGCCGCAGGACGAAGCCGGCGCGCGCCGGACGCTGCCGGGACCGCTCGCGTTGCAGACGGTGTCGAGCCTCATGCTCGAACGCGGCGAACTGGAACTCGCGGTGCGCAACGCCGAGCGGGCGGCGCAAGAAGGCGCGGAGCACATCGAAACGCTGAAGGCGCGTCTCGACGGAATCGCGAACGCGCAGGTCGCGCCCGGCCTGCGCGCGGCGTTGCGTGCGGCGCAGAAGTCTCGCGATACGAGCGCAACGCAGCGCCGCCTCGACGATGCGCGCCGCGAAGCCGAGCATGCGCTCGAAGCGGGAATGGCATCGCTTGGCAAGTGGGCGCGGCCGCTCGCGGAACTCAGGGCGATGACGCTGCCCGCCGCCGAGCGCATCGCTGCGTTGCGCGACGAAAGGCAAACGCTCGCGTCGCGGCTCGTGCTCGCGGGCGATCGTCTCGCGGAGGCGAACGAAGCGCTGCACGCCGCGCAAACGCAACTCGGCGACTTCGTGCAGACGCACGATGTCGTCACGGCGGCCGATGTGCGCGACGCACGCGACGCGCGCGACGCCGCATGGCGCGTCATCCGGTCGGGCGAAGCGCCGTTCGCGCAGAGCGCGCCGCAATTCGAAAACGCGATGCACGCGGCGGACGACCTCGCGAACCGTCAGCTCGGCTCGGTCGGTCAGGCGACGCAGCTCGTCACGTTGAAGCGGCGCGTTGCGGCGGAAGAGGAAGCGCTCGCGCGTCGCGAGGAAGCCGAGCGCGATGCGGCGGCGGCGCTCGAACGGTTCGACGCGGCGTGGCGCGCGCTGGCCGCGCAATCGCAGATCGCGGACATGGCGCTAGACGACGTTTCGTCGTGGCTCGCGCGCCGTGAACACGCGCTGGCTGCGTCGCATACGCTCGACAAGCACAGCGAGGAACTCGCGCGCGAATCCGCCGACGCCGACGCACGCCGCGACGAACTCGCCCGGCAACTCGCGCTCGCGGGCGTTCCCGCCGATGCGCTCGCCGCCGTCGACACGCTATGCGACATCGCGGAAGGCTATATCGGCGGCATCGACGAAGCGGTGGTCACGCGTCGCCATGTGAGCGAGCAACTCGACGCGGCGCGTACCGAGCGCATCGCGCGTCAGGGCGCGGCGAAGGCCGCGCGCGAGGCGTTCGAGCGCTGGCAGCAAGCGTGGTCGGCGGCGGTTGCGAAGGCGAGGCTCGCGGTCGCGGCGGACTCGCAATCGGCGGCGGAAACGGCCATCGGCATCGCGAAGAAAGTCGGCGAGCGGCTCGCGCAGATCGACGCCATTCGCGGCGGCCAGATCGATGTCATGCGCGCGTCGCTGGCATCGCTGGAATCGAACGCGGCGCGGCTCGCCGCGCACATCGACAGCGCGATCTCCGCGCTCGATGCGAGCGGCATTTCGGTCGAATTGTCGTCGCGGCTCGAAAGCGCGTGCGCGGCGCGCGGCGAGGCCGAGCGCATCCGCAAGGAACTGGCGAGCGCGAACGAACAGGCGAGCGCCGCGAAAGCCGCAGTCGAGGAAGCGCGCGCGAGCTTGCAGCCGCTTTATGAACTCGCGCGCGTCGATACGCCGGATGCGCTCGCGGCACGCATCGCGCAGTCGCAGAAGAAGCGCGAGCTGAACGCGGCCGTGAACGAGGCGCGCGACGCGTTCATCAAGGGCGGCGACGGACTCGCACTCGACGCGCTCATCGCGGAAGTGGACGGCGCGGACATCGCGGGCGTGCAGGCAGAGCTTTCGCTGCTGAGCGGCGCGCTCAACGATTCCGTGCATGCGTCGACCGCGCTCGCCGCCGAACTCGATGCGGCGCGCCGCGAACTCGACGCCATTTCCGGCGAGGCCAACGCCGCGCGCGCCGAAGCGAGGCGTCAGGAAGCGCTGTCCGTCATGGCCGATGCCGCCGAGCGCTTCGTCAAAGTGGAGACGGCATCGACGCTGCTGAAATGGGCGATCGACCGTTATCGCGAACGCCGCCAGGGACCGATGCTCTCACGCGCGAGCACGATCTTCTCGGAACTGACGCTCGGCGCGTTCTCGCGGCTCGTCGTGGATTACGACCGTCAGCCGATGGCGCTCGCGGCCGTTCGCGCGGCGAGCGGCGAGCATGTGGAAATCGGCGGCATGAGCGAGGGCACGCGCGATCAGCTCTATCTCGCGCTGCGGCTCGCGGCGCTCGAGGAGCACGGCGAGAAGGCCTCGACGCTGCCGTTCGTCGCGGACGATCTCTTCATCAATTTCGACGATGGCCGCGCCCGCGCCGGCCTGCGCGTGCTTGCGCACGTCGCGAAGCGCACGCAAGTCATCTTCCTGAGCCACCACGACCATCTCGTCGGCATGGTGCGCGACGTGTTCGGGCCGCAGGTCAACGTGCGTTACATGGCCTGA
- a CDS encoding peptidylprolyl isomerase, with the protein MANMKLFRSTAIAAGALAAALIVSSPAGAQALSSRNAQVADSVVAVVNDGVITQRELEERTSLVAQRLKQQNAPVPPVEQMRQQVLDQMVLERIQLQKAKDDGIVIDDAAVNRTLQRLAQQNQMTLDVYRARIEAQGVPWSTFVHDARTELTLSKLREKEVDSKVTVSDGEVANYIASQRGPGARNASDLHLQHIMFKVASDAPEAQVAAVQAKADAVLKQAQAGDDFAKLAKQNSQDTDAGKGGDLGFRAPGTLPAGIVSAVSALRPGQVVPTLLRTDGGFEIVKLVERRASEGTAADAPKLVQTHVRHILLRVSDGMSEASARQKLLDIKQQVAAGGDFANFARTYSQDGSASQGGDLGWISPGETVPEFERAMNNLQDGAVSEPVRSEYGYHLIQVLGRREAEGSATQQLDIARQAIGQRKAEQAYSDWLRELRDTAYVQYKGIAAQEAQQ; encoded by the coding sequence GTGGCAAACATGAAACTGTTTCGATCGACGGCGATTGCCGCGGGTGCGCTCGCAGCGGCGCTGATCGTGAGTTCGCCGGCCGGTGCGCAGGCGTTGTCGAGTCGCAATGCGCAGGTTGCGGATTCCGTCGTCGCGGTGGTCAACGACGGCGTCATCACGCAGCGCGAACTGGAAGAGCGCACGAGCCTCGTCGCGCAGCGGCTCAAGCAGCAGAACGCGCCCGTGCCGCCCGTCGAACAGATGCGCCAGCAGGTGCTCGACCAGATGGTGCTCGAGCGCATCCAGTTGCAGAAGGCGAAAGACGACGGCATCGTGATCGACGACGCCGCGGTCAACCGCACCCTGCAACGCCTCGCGCAGCAGAACCAGATGACGCTCGACGTCTACCGCGCGCGCATCGAGGCGCAAGGCGTGCCGTGGTCCACCTTCGTGCACGACGCGCGCACCGAACTCACGCTCTCGAAGCTGCGCGAGAAGGAAGTGGACAGCAAAGTCACCGTGTCCGACGGCGAAGTGGCGAACTACATCGCGAGCCAGCGCGGTCCCGGCGCGCGCAACGCGAGCGATCTGCACTTGCAGCACATCATGTTCAAGGTCGCGTCCGATGCGCCCGAGGCGCAGGTCGCCGCGGTGCAGGCCAAAGCCGACGCCGTGCTGAAGCAGGCTCAGGCCGGCGACGACTTCGCCAAGCTCGCGAAGCAGAACTCGCAGGACACCGACGCGGGCAAGGGCGGCGATCTCGGCTTTCGCGCGCCGGGCACGCTGCCGGCGGGCATCGTTTCGGCGGTGTCGGCGCTGCGTCCGGGTCAGGTCGTGCCGACGCTCCTGCGCACCGATGGCGGCTTCGAGATCGTGAAGCTCGTCGAGCGCCGCGCGAGCGAAGGCACCGCAGCGGACGCGCCCAAGCTCGTGCAGACGCATGTGCGCCATATCTTGCTGCGCGTGTCGGACGGCATGTCCGAGGCGAGCGCGCGCCAGAAACTGCTCGACATCAAGCAGCAAGTCGCGGCGGGCGGCGATTTCGCGAACTTCGCGCGCACGTATTCGCAGGACGGCTCGGCGTCGCAGGGCGGCGATCTCGGCTGGATCAGCCCCGGCGAGACCGTGCCCGAGTTCGAGCGCGCGATGAACAATCTGCAGGACGGCGCGGTCAGCGAACCCGTGCGCAGCGAATACGGCTATCACCTGATTCAGGTGCTCGGCCGGCGCGAGGCGGAAGGTTCGGCGACGCAGCAGCTCGACATCGCGCGTCAGGCCATCGGCCAGCGCAAGGCGGAGCAGGCGTACTCGGACTGGCTGCGCGAACTGCGCGACACCGCTTACGTGCAGTACAAGGGCATCGCTGCGCAAGAGGCGCAGCAGTAA
- the rsmA gene encoding 16S rRNA (adenine(1518)-N(6)/adenine(1519)-N(6))-dimethyltransferase RsmA: protein MSTRHQGHLARKRFGQNFLVDQGVIDSIVDAIGPKRGERMVEIGPGLAALTEPLIARVATPDSPLHAVELDRDLIGRLEKRFGDRLVVHSSDALEFDFGALATDADKPTLRIVGNLPYNISSPLLFHLTAFAPKVIDQHFMLQDEVVERMIAEPASKDYGRLSVMLQYRYVMDKLIDVPPDSFNPPPKVNSAIVRMIPFAPHELPDVSETVLSDVVKAAFAQRRKVLRNNLAAYRDKIDFDALGFDLSRRAEEVPVAEFVGLAQAVARA from the coding sequence ATGTCTACCAGACACCAGGGCCATCTGGCGCGCAAGCGCTTCGGGCAGAACTTCCTCGTCGATCAGGGCGTGATCGATTCCATCGTCGATGCCATCGGGCCGAAGCGCGGCGAGCGCATGGTCGAGATCGGGCCGGGACTCGCCGCGCTCACCGAGCCGCTGATCGCGCGCGTCGCCACGCCGGATTCGCCGCTGCATGCGGTCGAACTGGACCGCGATCTGATCGGCCGGCTGGAGAAGCGCTTCGGCGACCGGCTCGTCGTGCATTCGTCCGATGCGCTTGAATTCGACTTCGGCGCGCTCGCAACCGACGCCGACAAGCCGACGCTGCGCATCGTCGGCAATCTTCCGTACAACATTTCGAGCCCGCTGCTGTTTCATCTCACGGCGTTCGCGCCGAAAGTGATCGACCAGCATTTCATGCTTCAGGACGAAGTGGTCGAACGGATGATCGCGGAGCCGGCGAGCAAGGATTACGGGCGCTTGTCCGTGATGCTGCAATACCGCTATGTGATGGACAAGCTCATCGACGTGCCGCCCGATTCGTTCAATCCGCCGCCGAAGGTGAATTCCGCCATCGTCCGCATGATTCCGTTCGCGCCGCATGAATTGCCGGACGTGAGCGAAACCGTGCTGAGCGATGTCGTCAAGGCCGCGTTCGCGCAGCGTCGCAAAGTCTTGCGCAACAATCTGGCCGCGTATCGCGACAAGATCGACTTCGATGCGCTCGGTTTCGATCTCTCGCGCCGCGCCGAAGAAGTGCCAGTCGCGGAGTTCGTTGGACTCGCGCAGGCTGTCGCGCGTGCTTAG
- the pdxA gene encoding 4-hydroxythreonine-4-phosphate dehydrogenase PdxA, whose translation MTTAARPDLPLAVAITTGEPAGVGPELTAAALREAHTRWPGVRFTVLGDRALLQARALSGWPSSGDSIHIEHHALAAPAEAGKLNAANGRYVLGLLDAAIDGAVAGRFDAIVTAPLQKSTINDAGVPFTGHTEYLAERTHTPRVVMMLAGTGERPLRVALATTHLPLKDVSAALSIDGLVETLRIIDHDLRAHFGLAAPRVLVTGLNPHAGENGYLGREEIDVIAPALERARALDIDAPGPYPADTLFQPRYLKDADCVLAMFHDQGLPVLKYATFGEGINVTLGLPIIRTSVDHGTALDLAGTGRADAGSMIAAIDAAVTMARHKRSA comes from the coding sequence ATGACCACCGCCGCGCGTCCTGACCTGCCGCTCGCCGTCGCCATCACGACGGGCGAACCGGCGGGCGTCGGTCCGGAACTGACGGCGGCGGCGCTTCGCGAGGCGCACACGCGCTGGCCCGGCGTGCGCTTCACCGTGCTCGGCGACCGCGCGTTGCTGCAAGCGCGGGCGCTTTCCGGCTGGCCTTCCAGCGGCGATTCGATTCACATCGAACATCACGCGCTCGCCGCGCCCGCCGAGGCCGGCAAGCTGAACGCGGCGAACGGGCGCTATGTGCTCGGCCTGCTCGATGCCGCCATCGACGGCGCCGTCGCGGGGCGTTTCGACGCCATCGTCACCGCGCCGCTGCAAAAGAGCACGATCAACGATGCCGGCGTCCCGTTCACCGGCCACACCGAATATTTGGCCGAACGCACGCATACGCCGCGCGTCGTGATGATGCTCGCGGGCACCGGCGAGCGTCCGCTGCGCGTCGCGCTCGCGACGACGCATCTGCCGCTGAAAGACGTATCGGCGGCACTGAGCATCGACGGGCTCGTGGAAACGCTGCGCATCATCGATCACGACTTGCGCGCGCACTTCGGCCTTGCCGCGCCGCGCGTTCTCGTGACCGGCCTCAATCCGCACGCGGGCGAAAACGGCTATCTGGGCCGCGAGGAAATCGACGTGATCGCGCCCGCGCTCGAACGCGCCCGCGCGCTCGACATCGACGCGCCGGGTCCGTATCCCGCCGACACGCTTTTTCAGCCGCGCTATCTGAAAGACGCCGATTGCGTGCTCGCCATGTTCCACGATCAGGGCTTGCCCGTGCTGAAATACGCGACGTTCGGCGAAGGCATCAACGTGACGCTCGGCTTGCCGATCATCCGCACTTCGGTCGATCACGGCACCGCGCTCGATCTCGCCGGCACCGGCCGCGCGGACGCGGGCAGCATGATCGCCGCCATCGACGCCGCCGTGACCATGGCGCGCCACAAACGCAGCGCCTGA
- a CDS encoding YafY family protein, whose amino-acid sequence MTSSLDEAILRVLPTERDAVAWLSTPEVRRRLEERGHRVGYTKKVQRHLSALEADSRVISTINGRELLWQRKPWLHGLQEGVGLMSASEAVAFHILQRFAGNKLPNAVTKDIDPLFKAAEARLSQEKADSRIYRAWADKIDSVDGAFTLIRPKLRPDIFQTVATATFFERELLVQYRAAYKTESGERKEPKRLWPLALVESAGVMYMVAQDPRRAPRAGAGEGESESAQSARALYRLDRIRSVTESGESFTYPDDFKLRKYIETQQAFDFLPEPAVRLELAFEGSAGNQLRESPMSKDQQIGTLPDGRMKVSGTVTPSLKLRWWLRALGAGVEILAPQALRDEFAQDYLKLANRYRKTGDAA is encoded by the coding sequence ATGACCTCCAGCCTCGACGAAGCCATTCTCCGCGTGCTGCCCACCGAACGCGACGCCGTCGCGTGGCTCTCCACGCCCGAAGTGCGCCGGCGGCTGGAAGAGCGCGGGCATCGCGTCGGCTATACGAAAAAGGTGCAGCGCCACTTGAGCGCGCTCGAAGCCGATTCGCGCGTCATCTCGACGATCAACGGACGTGAACTGCTCTGGCAGCGCAAGCCGTGGCTGCACGGCCTGCAGGAAGGCGTCGGGCTGATGAGCGCGTCGGAGGCGGTCGCGTTTCACATTCTCCAGCGGTTCGCGGGCAATAAACTGCCCAACGCGGTGACGAAGGACATCGATCCGCTTTTCAAGGCCGCCGAAGCGCGGCTGTCGCAGGAGAAGGCGGACAGCCGCATCTATCGCGCGTGGGCCGACAAGATCGATTCCGTCGATGGCGCGTTCACGCTCATCCGCCCGAAGCTGCGCCCGGACATATTCCAGACCGTCGCCACCGCGACGTTTTTCGAGCGCGAGCTGCTCGTGCAATACCGCGCGGCCTACAAGACGGAAAGCGGCGAGCGCAAGGAGCCGAAGCGCCTCTGGCCGCTCGCGCTCGTGGAATCGGCGGGCGTCATGTATATGGTCGCGCAGGACCCGCGCCGCGCACCGCGTGCGGGCGCCGGCGAAGGCGAAAGCGAGTCGGCGCAGTCGGCGCGCGCGCTGTATCGGCTGGACCGGATTCGTTCGGTGACGGAATCCGGCGAGTCCTTCACGTATCCGGACGATTTCAAGCTGCGCAAGTACATCGAAACGCAGCAGGCGTTCGACTTCCTGCCGGAACCCGCCGTGCGCCTGGAACTCGCGTTCGAAGGCAGCGCGGGCAATCAGTTGCGCGAATCGCCGATGTCGAAGGATCAGCAAATCGGCACGCTGCCCGACGGCCGCATGAAAGTCTCGGGCACCGTCACGCCGAGTCTCAAGCTGCGCTGGTGGCTGCGCGCGCTGGGCGCGGGCGTCGAAATTCTCGCGCCGCAAGCGTTGCGCGACGAATTCGCGCAGGATTATCTGAAGCTCGCGAACCGCTATCGCAAGACGGGAGACGCCGCATGA